One window of Hoplias malabaricus isolate fHopMal1 chromosome 16, fHopMal1.hap1, whole genome shotgun sequence genomic DNA carries:
- the LOC136672372 gene encoding uncharacterized protein C2orf73-like: MYQRAEICLPRKKRVLDSYRPNTYRVFSEKVPDRLKPDEIYRDHRYESRDAGETELLKTHNVPQPYYAKFIRTNVRFLNDPIAHMETESTAAEQFNWWSNSLDSDVATKAGYSKDTTQRRDYQAITITPATRTRGERIRPPATGIIPTLSPLGQPKELVEPMSFIHQFDSRRLKDQPYQGKRHGAFVWRERGVKGSSTFQSVEGLNSSQRAPLSPPSADVSPQGRGSPSKALTSGVL, translated from the exons ATGTATCAGCGCGCAGAGATATGTCTGCCTCGAAAGAAGAGGGTACTGGATTCATACCG TCCCAACACCTACAGGGTCTTCAGTGAAAAGGTCCCAGATCGATTAAAACCAGATGAAATCTACAGGGACCATAGATATGAATCTAGAGACGCAGGAGAAACAGAGCTGCTGAAAACACACAACGTACCCCAGCCTTATTATGCCAAGTTCATCAGGACTAACGTGAGATTCCTCAATGACCCCATTGCTCACATGGAAACTGAGAGTACTGCGGCTGAACAG tttaaCTGGTGGTCAAACAGCCTGGACAGTGATGTGGCTACAAAGGCAGGATACAGCAAGGACACCACGCAGAGAAGAGACTACCAAGCCATCACAATCACTCCAGCGACAAGAACTAGAGGGGAGAGAATCAGGCCCCCGGCGACAGGAATCA TTCCGACTCTGAGCCCTCTTGGTCAGCCTAAAGAACTCGTGGAGCCCATGTCCTTTATTCACCAGTTTGACTCCAGAAGACTGAAGGACCAGCCCTACCAGGGGAAG cGTCACGGAGCATTTGTGTGGCGTGAGAGGGGGGTAAAGGGGTCCAGCACATTCCAGAGCGTGGAGGGGCTGAACTCTTCCCAGCGtgcccccctctctcccccctcagCAGATGTGAGTCCACAGGGGCGGGGTTCACCCAGCAAGGCCTTAACTTCAGGGGTCCTTTAG